Genomic segment of Candidatus Peregrinibacteria bacterium:
ACAAATGCCCCCATACCAGGATCGAGAATAATTCTTTCAAAAGAGATTCCGTTTGATTTTAGATAATCAATTCGCTCCTCCCAAAAACCGGCAATTGTTTCAATTACATCTTCATATTGGACTTCTTCATTGTTTGTGCGAACAATGTTCCCACCTGCACTCAAAGGAAGGACTGAGTACATGATGCAAACTTTCACTCCGGAATCAGCAACAAGTTTTAACATATTAATATCGCCGCGAAGTGCCGTAACATCATTCAAAATATCAGCGCCATATTTCAAAGCTTTTTCAAGAACATCTGACTTATAAGTATCTATAGATATTTCAAATTCTAGGCCCTCCTCTCGTATTTTTTTCAAAACTTTAAGTACAGGCTCAATCCGTCCCCACTCTTCATCAGAAGAAATATCACTACTTCCGGGCCCGGTGCTCTCCCCACCAACATCTATAATTTGCGCGCCGTCTACTATCATTTGTCTCGCAACCTTCTCTATTCTTAATTTATAATTCCCATCCTGAGCATCATTTAATATTCCACCAAAAAGACTATCCGGAGTAACATTTAAAACCCCCATTAATCGCACTTTATTTTGAAACAAAATCATTATAGGCTTTTTTTAATTCTAAAGTGGATTCACCAATCTCTCCATCACCAACCATCCTCTCATCAACATGCGTCACCGGCAACAGTCCAACGGTTGAGCTTGAAAGGAAAATTTCATCAGCTAAATAAAGTTCATCTTTTGAGATTTCACACTCTTCAATAGACATAAAATCTTTCGCCAATTTTAAAATTTCACTTCTGGTTATTCCTTTCAAAATATCATCTTTAGGTGTTTTCAAAACCCCATCTTTAATAAGAAAGATATTTGAAAAAGTACCCTCCGTAACAAGCCCATTGTGATTTATCATCAAGGATTCATATGCGCCATTTTCATATGCAAATTTCTTGCACAAAATGTTAGTAATCATTGCTGTCGTTTTCACTTTTGGACTCACCCTCTCGATATCAAGAGTAACAACCTTCACTGATTTCATAGTAAATTTATCCAGTTCAAATGCAGTGATAATAAATGTACAATTTTTAATTCCACCGTAGCGAACACTATCTAATCCTGAAGTGATTTGATAGCGAATACGCAACTCTTTATCGTTTGACCCTATTTCCTCATAACGTTTCGCCACCAACTCTTGAGTGATATCGGCGAGTTCATTTTTTGAATATGGGAGCGGTAGCCCCATGCTTTCCGCTGAAGCGAAAAGCCTATCTATATGCTCATCAACAAACCTAAGTTTACCGCCAAAGGTTCGAAGAGCCTCATAAACACCATGCCCCATAAGGAAACCACCATCATTCATCGAAATACTTACCTCATTTTCATCCACAAACTTACCATTAAAAAAAACTATCATTTTGACCGGGTTATTTCATGTTTATTACCTCCAAAAACGCATTCACCTTATCAAAAGTCTCATTAAATTCAAGCTCCGGAATGGAATCCATAACAATTCCCCCTCCGGAATGCATAACGTATTTAAATAATTCCCCACGATTTTTCGCGAAAAGTGTACGAATCATTATGTTAAAATCTGCCATCCCGCGACAGTCAAAATATCCAAAAGACCCGCAATAAACCCCACGCGAAAAATCTTCAAGCTCATCAATTATTTCCATCGTTCTTTTTTTAGGACAACCGGTTATAGATGCCCCTGGAAATATCGCTCGCATAACATCGTATAATTTGACATTGCTTTTTAATATTCCGGAAATATTCGAGGCCGTATGAAGTAAATGAGAATATCTTTCAACAATGCGATGCTCATCAACTTGTACAGTGCCAAACTCACAAACTCGGCCGAGATCGTTTCTCGACATATCCACGATCATCTCAAGCTCAGCACGATCTTTATCAGACTGAACCAAACAGTCTCCAATCAACTTCAATTCAGCCGCCGTCTCACCTCCCCGTATACCGGAAGTCCCCTTGATCGGCCGTGTTTCTATTTTTCGCTTATTGTCTACGTAAGATATTTTAAAAAGTCTTTCCGGGGAATTACTAACCACAGAAAAACCACCTGAATCTTCAGTATAGCCATTCAAAAACACTTGATACTTAGTGGGATTTATTTCCGTTACTGACTTATATATTTCCCATGGAGATTTGTGGCTATCGAAACAAAATCTCTGTGAAAAATTCACCTGGTATGTTTCACCCTTTTCCAAATATTCTTTAACTTTCAAAAGCTTCTCAACATATTCACCCTTTGTTAAATTCGAAGACATAGCCATCTCATTTTCACATGCTTTTTCAGATTCTTTGAAATGTATATTTCTTAAATTCTCAAAAAAATCTTCATCCTCCAAATCAAGTTCTGAAGCAAAAACAATCCACATGCATTTATTAACATGATCCAATATCACAACCTCTTTTGGAACTATAAAATAATAACTCGGATAATTTTGATCATCTGTACATTTCGAAACTATATTTTCAAAACCAAGTCCGGCGTCATAAGAAAAAAAACCTATCAGTCCATATAAAAAGGGGGAGCAAGAGATCTCATCAATAAACTGAAAATCCTTCAAATATTCATTTAACCGCTCATACTGCAAGGCCAGCTTACCACTCAAGTCTTCACAAACTTTTCTCAATTTATCTCTATTTGGCTCTTGAATTTTTTCACTAAAAACCTCATCTCCATATGCAAGAATTGTATAACCTTTTTCTGTCGCATCCTGCAACATGACAATTTTACCCTTACGCTTTCCATCGTTCAAATACGCATAAAGCTTATGTGGATTAACAAAAAATTCTAACTTTTGAATATGCATACATGGCAATTAAACATCACCCATAGTTTCAAGTTCTTCTTCGTTATAAACATGGGCAAATTCGCTTTTATCATATGCAAACAGCTCATCTTTTTTAAAAAATCTTGCTACTTCTTTTTCAGCATTTTCAGGGGTGTCAGAGGCATGAATAACATTACAAGATTGACTCATTGCAAAATCTCCACGAATCGATCCGGCTTCAGCTGCCCGAGCTTTGGTAATACCGGTTATAAGTCGTACAGCTTCAACGCATTCAAGTCCTTCTAAACAAAGTGCAACTACCGGCGAGCTCATCATAAATTTAGATACTCCCGGGAAAAATGGCTTATCTGCGATATGAGCATAGTGCTCACGCAAAACAGCTTCATCCAGTGACATCATTTTCATACCAATTAACTTAAGACCTTTTCGTTCAAATCTAGCAAGTATCTCGCCAACCAAACCTCTCTGAATTCCGTCCGGCTTAATAAGTATAAGTGTTTTTTCCGGTTGCATATATTTTCAGTTAAATATTTATTAAAATTTCAAAGCATCTTCATATTCTTTTGGATTTTCACATGGCCCAATTAACGCCAAACGCAGTTTTTCCTCTTTGAATAAATCCATGGACACTCTCCTTATATCAGCGACAGTCACCTTGTCCACTTCTGCGAAAATTTCTTCAAGAGTTTTGATTTCATTTTTAAGTAGCTCCTGCTCCGTAACAAAGTACGCATACTCTTCTGTGTCTTCCAATTTGAGCGTCATCTTACCTTTGAGATAATCCTTAGCTTTTTGTAACTCGATCTCCGGCACATCTTCCAAAGTAATATTTTTATATTCTTCAATAATTGCTTCTACCGCAAGCTTAATACGATTAATATCAACACCTGCACGAGTAGATATAGCTCCGGTATCCTTATAAAAATCAGTAGAAGTTTGTATATAATAAGAAAGCCCCTTCTGCTCACGTACATTCAAGAACATACGTGAACTCATATTTCCACCAAGAATCACTGCAAGCAACTTCTCAGCAAATTTATCTTTATGATCATTGTCATAAGCTTCGAATCCACAAACAATATGAGCTTGCTCAGTTTTTTTATTAACAACATGAACCTTCTCCGGACTTTCAAGTGACTCAATTGGTAGTGAGTCATACGCCCTCTTACCATCTGCAAATGGAAACATAGCCTTAATCTTTGCAACTATTTCATCGTGCTCAACATTGCCGGCAACAGTGATTACAACATTCTCAGGAGTATAAAGATCCTTTTGATATTTCCTAAAATCATCCTGCATCACTGTTCGAATCAATTCTTTTGTACCTATTTGATCCCAACCAAGTGGCTGATCTCCAAATAAAAGCTGTTCAAAATTCCAACCAACTTGATACATTGGAGTATCTTGATACATGTTTAATTCTTCCAAAATTACACCGCGCTCTTTGTCGATTTCAGTAGGGTCAAAAGTCGCATTCATCATCATGTCAGATAAAACATCGATCGCTGTATCCATCTTCTCTTTCGCAACTTTAACATAATATCCAACATACTCTTTGCCGGTAAACGCATTAAAATCCCCTCCGATTCCATCTATAGTTCCGGATACTTCCTTTGTGTTTTTGTACCGAACTCCACCCTTGAAAAACATATGTTCAAGAAAATGAGCGATTCCATTGTTCTCCTTGGTTTCAAATCGTGAGCCGGCTGCTACAAATATTAACACGGTAACTGCATTTGTACCCTCAAGTTTCTTAGTAACGATGCGTAATCCATTCTCTAAAGTTGTCTTATTTAGCATTTTCCGATATTAATTTGTATTTTTTCAAGCAGCGACTATGGTATAGTTCCGCTGCTAAAAAAGCAACACAACACATATGGCAAAAAAGCTACGATTAAAATTGAAACTGAATAGAATACAAGTCTTAATGGGATTATTTGCAGTGCTTTTTGTTATGGTCATGCTAAAAGTATTTTGGCTGCAAATAGTGCAATATGATTATTATTTCAAAATTGCACAAAGAGAGCACCAAGGTTATGCGGAGCTTCCGGCCAGACGTGGGGAAATTTACATAACTGAATATCATTCCGGAGAAGAGTTCAAGCTTGCAACCAATACAACTCTTGACCTTATATATGCAGACCCTTCATTGGTACAGGATTCAGCGTATATAGCGGAAAAACTTGCTCCAATACTTTTTGACTTAGAGGGAGAGAGAAGAATTGACGAAGAAAGAATAAGAAAAGCAAAAAAGATGGTCTTAAAAGAACTTCTTCCACCGGAAAAAAATCCTGAGACTGAAGAGGGCGTCGAAGAAATCAAACCCATTGAAAGCACTCAAGGCGTTGCTCCAAAAACAGATGAAGAACTATTCAACCAATTCAAACATGAACTAACGGTGAAACTCAGCGAAAAAGTGCGTACACAAATTCTTTTGATCCAAAAAGTCGACCCGGAACTTAAAGAAAAAATAATGAACCTACGTTTAAGTGGGGTTGAAATAACAGAAAGTGGAGACCTGTACGCATACCCTACTCAAATAGGAGACAAAGCGAAAACGGCAAAGCAACTAGCGCCATTAACAGGTTTTGACAAAGATATTTTGGAGAGACTCCTATACGGAAAAAACCGATATACGGTTTTGAAGAAAAAACTTCTCCCGGATCAATCAGACATGGTTAACGCATTAAAAAAAGAAGATCCTGAGAATTTCATAGGTATTCGACTTCAAGAGGAGTACTACCGATACTACCCGGAGGGCCAACTTGCGGCGCAAGTGCTAGGATACGTGAACTCTGCAAATATCGGCCAATATGGAATAGAGGGCGGATTTCAAGATATGCTTGAGGGAATAAAAGGATATTTCACATCTCAAAAAGATGGCACTGGAAGTCAGATTACAGTTGGAGAAAGTGTAATCAAGCCGGCAGAGGACGGCATGGATATTTATTTAACAATAGATCGAGCTATACAACTTGAAGTTGAGAAAGCACTGGAAGAAGGCGTGAAAAATGCTCAAGCGGACTCTGGGCAAGCGATTGTAATGGATCCAAAAACCGGTGCTATACTTGCGATGGCACAATATCCTACTTTCAATCCTAACGAATACGGAAAAGCATTTGAGAAAAAAGAAATAGAACTCACAAAGGATCAAGCGGATAATTTATATGTTATAGGTGAAGGCGAGAATCAAAAAAAATATTTATATATAAGGAAAGACCCCGATGAAAGAATACAGATTTTCGAGAATCCGGATACTCCGGGTATTTATTATACTTATGCAAATCGAGTTGGCCCGGAAGTTTACAAAAACAAATTGGTACAAGAAATTTACGAACCGGGATCGGTTTTCAAGGCAATTGCAATGGCATCAGCTATAGATGCGGGCGAAGTCACTCCAAATACAACCTTTACAAGTTATGGGCCGTTAAAAGTAGATGAGTTTGAAATTCATACATTCGATGACCACTATTATGGCGTATCAACAATGACTGAAGTATTAGTTCACTCTGACAATACCGGTATGGCATGGGTCGCTCAAAAATTAGGACGAAGCTTGTTTTATAACTATATTAAAAAATTCGGCTTCGGCAAAAGAACAGATATAGAATTTAGAGATGAAGAAGATGGAAGGGTTGAATATTACAAGGACTGGGCTGATTCCGAACTTGCCACGCATGGTTTCGGCCAGGGTATTTCTGCAACTCCACTGCAAGTAATTACAGGTGTTGGTGCATTGGCAAATGGTGGGGTTCTAATGCATCCTCATATAATGGATAAAACTATAAATCCTGCCACGGGCGAAGTAAAACAAATCGAGCCAAAAAAAGTTGAACGAGTAATTTCCGAAGAATCAGCAAAAACCATCACATCGATGATGGTTACAACTGTTGAAAAAGGATACCCACTTGCGCAGGTGCGCGGCCACTACGTGGCCGGCAAATCCGGAACATCACAGACATATAAATTTGGAAAAGCGCTCAAAGGTATCGGAACTACAATCGGTACGTTTGCAGGATTTGCACCTATAGACGATCCTCAATTCATAATTCTAATCAAAATGGATCACCCAAAAACATCTCCTTGGGGAGCCGTCGTATCAGCTCCGGTATTCAAAAATATAGCTGAATTTATTTTCACCTATTACAATATACCTCCGGACAAAGATTACTAAAATTACTACTCATTTTCCTCAACTTCATCCTTGACTGTTTTTTCAACAATGCCTTTTACCTCACGATAATTAAAAAAGAAAAAAATCAAAAATGATGCGAAAAATATACCACCGACATTGATACTAAAAAGTGTGAATGATTTTTGTACCGCTTCCATATTATTATGAGCCAGTTGTATACCGGTGACACAGAGTGGCGGAAGCAAAGCTACGGCTATTGCGATACCGGCCAAATTCACATGAAGCGTTTCACTGGCCCATGCATAGGCGCCGGCAAAGCCGGCGAAAAACGCAACCAACACAGAAATAACTGAATATGAAAGGCTCGTCTCAATTTCATAATTCATATATGCATCAGGGGCAAAAACATAAGAAACCGCCGAAGATATGGCAAGTATCAATATAGTGGAAGCTATCAATATTCTCAAAGAACGTAAGAAAAGATCTAGGCGGCCTGCGGCCGCCCCAAGCCCAAGCGCAAGGATAGGGTATAGCACTGGGGATACAAGCATACCTCCAATAATAATCGCCGTGTTATTTTCAATAAGACCAAATGTAATTATCAATATAGCAACCACTAACATAACATAATAGTCCGCACTATCCCTACTTTCTGCAATAAGAATTGCAGCAGTTTTTTTCTTCTGACGAAACTCATGAGAAAAGCTTCTCGGAGATATAAATTCAGCAACTTTTTGAAAAATATTTATCATCAAAGACATTGTAGCACAAATCCGCCCCCCTGACCACTCATACAAACTCAAAATAATGTAATTTTACCCAAGAAGATGTACTGTAATAATGATAAGCACTTATAATTAACCCTTTTAACCTATGTTGCCTAAATTCGACCAAACCAAGCCACTTGCGATTCCGATTTCTGTACTGATTGTTTTTATAATCGCATTTTTCGCAGTACAAACGGTAAAAGTCTACAAAGAAATACGATACGTTGGAACTCCGGAAACCTTTGAAAGACAAATTTCAATCGAGGGAACGGGTAAAGTCATGGCATTTCCTGATATAGCAACGATTACTGTAGGAATAGACACAAAAGGTAAAGAGGTAGCGACGGCACAAAAAGAAAATTCAGAAAAAAACAACGCCCTAATAGCAAGTTTAAAAAAACTTGGAGTTGCCGAGGAGGATATCAAGACAACTTCTTACAATGTTTATGAAAACCAAGAATACAACCCTGAAGTGCGAAAATATGACTCACTCGGTTGGATGGTTTCACAAAGACTCGAAATAAAAATTAGGAAAATGGATCAACTTTCAAAAGTCTTGGAAGCCGCAGGGCAAGGCGGAGCTAATTCAATCTCAGGGCCAAGCTTCACAATAGATGATATGACAACTATAAAAGATGAGGCTCGTGAAAAAGCCATAGCTGATGCTAACAAAAAAGCTGAAATTCTAGCAGATAAACTAGACGTAAGACTTGGGAACATAACCAGCTACAACGAATACATGCAAAATGACAGACCGGTTTATTACGAAACTATGTCGATGAAAGGAGTAGATGACAGCATGGACATGGCTGCCCCGGAAATTCAAACAGGCCAAAACGAATACGCTATCACGATCAACATCACATACGAACTAAAATAATCTGGCAGGGATAGAAGGATTCGAACCCTCACTAACGGTTTTGGAGACCGGCGTGCTACCATTGACACCATATCCCTAGAATTTTTGTGGTGCACCTGGAGGGATTCGAACCCCCAACCCTCGGTTCCGAAGACCGATGCTCTATCCAGTTGAGCTACAGGTGCATGCCTTATTGTTTTCTCAAAAAGCGGGGATAAGTGTAACGTTTGAGACTTAAATCATCAAGAGCCAAATTCAATAACTTAACATCACCTACTTCACCTTTAAATAACCTGCTGTTCTCATGTTATTTTTAGAGGTGATTTCGCTTCCAAGTACAAAGTAATCTAATTTTTTAAGTACATTTACGACTTCGGCAATGGCACTACGGTAGTCAGATTCAGTAGCTTCTAAGGCAGCTTTTGATTCTTCTTCTGACATTTCAGTAATACTGTTCATAAACTCTTGCTGACTTAGTTGAGATTTCAATACAACCTCAGCAAATTCACCAAAGTAATCTGTCAAAAGTGAAAAATCAAAATATATAACCCCTCCGTCAGCATCTCCTATGGTTTTAATAGCTTCGTCATATCGCGTATTGTCAGATATCACATCGTCTCCGTAGTTTTCGTAGAGACCTTTTTGGATACTAAGAATAAATAAATCGTCCTCTGTTAGACCGTAAGTAAAATCAATTGATGGAGGCGTTACCCCTGGGAATTGCTCTGCAAAACTACCATCGTCAAAAGCTGCAAGATCAATTGAAATCACACTAAGATCTCCATATGCGGCTTTTTGCATAGCAGCTCCGAGCTGTTCTTGGGAAAGAGTTATGTAACCGGATAATTGTGTATCAAGTTTAAGGTAAAAATCACGAGCCGCCTGAGAGTTCGAACTCGCATCAAATGCCAAGGTAATACCTGGGATTAACCAATCCCCTTTTTGTAATACAAATGCAAACCCCTTATCCATCCATGAGAAAAGCCCGGCCTCTAAATCAGAACCAAACAAAG
This window contains:
- the folP gene encoding dihydropteroate synthase produces the protein MGVLNVTPDSLFGGILNDAQDGNYKLRIEKVARQMIVDGAQIIDVGGESTGPGSSDISSDEEWGRIEPVLKVLKKIREEGLEFEISIDTYKSDVLEKALKYGADILNDVTALRGDINMLKLVADSGVKVCIMYSVLPLSAGGNIVRTNNEEVQYEDVIETIAGFWEERIDYLKSNGISFERIILDPGMGAFVSGDAKYSFEILDRLGELKDMFADFPILVGASRKGFTGLVFDENRNVVKKLPVGERLNGSLAAAKTAIKNGADIIRVHDVAETFAIL
- a CDS encoding aminotransferase class IV; this translates as MIVFFNGKFVDENEVSISMNDGGFLMGHGVYEALRTFGGKLRFVDEHIDRLFASAESMGLPLPYSKNELADITQELVAKRYEEIGSNDKELRIRYQITSGLDSVRYGGIKNCTFIITAFELDKFTMKSVKVVTLDIERVSPKVKTTAMITNILCKKFAYENGAYESLMINHNGLVTEGTFSNIFLIKDGVLKTPKDDILKGITRSEILKLAKDFMSIEECEISKDELYLADEIFLSSSTVGLLPVTHVDERMVGDGEIGESTLELKKAYNDFVSK
- a CDS encoding anthranilate synthase component I family protein, with the translated sequence MHIQKLEFFVNPHKLYAYLNDGKRKGKIVMLQDATEKGYTILAYGDEVFSEKIQEPNRDKLRKVCEDLSGKLALQYERLNEYLKDFQFIDEISCSPFLYGLIGFFSYDAGLGFENIVSKCTDDQNYPSYYFIVPKEVVILDHVNKCMWIVFASELDLEDEDFFENLRNIHFKESEKACENEMAMSSNLTKGEYVEKLLKVKEYLEKGETYQVNFSQRFCFDSHKSPWEIYKSVTEINPTKYQVFLNGYTEDSGGFSVVSNSPERLFKISYVDNKRKIETRPIKGTSGIRGGETAAELKLIGDCLVQSDKDRAELEMIVDMSRNDLGRVCEFGTVQVDEHRIVERYSHLLHTASNISGILKSNVKLYDVMRAIFPGASITGCPKKRTMEIIDELEDFSRGVYCGSFGYFDCRGMADFNIMIRTLFAKNRGELFKYVMHSGGGIVMDSIPELEFNETFDKVNAFLEVINMK
- the ndk gene encoding nucleoside-diphosphate kinase encodes the protein MQPEKTLILIKPDGIQRGLVGEILARFERKGLKLIGMKMMSLDEAVLREHYAHIADKPFFPGVSKFMMSSPVVALCLEGLECVEAVRLITGITKARAAEAGSIRGDFAMSQSCNVIHASDTPENAEKEVARFFKKDELFAYDKSEFAHVYNEEELETMGDV
- a CDS encoding pitrilysin family protein, which produces MLNKTTLENGLRIVTKKLEGTNAVTVLIFVAAGSRFETKENNGIAHFLEHMFFKGGVRYKNTKEVSGTIDGIGGDFNAFTGKEYVGYYVKVAKEKMDTAIDVLSDMMMNATFDPTEIDKERGVILEELNMYQDTPMYQVGWNFEQLLFGDQPLGWDQIGTKELIRTVMQDDFRKYQKDLYTPENVVITVAGNVEHDEIVAKIKAMFPFADGKRAYDSLPIESLESPEKVHVVNKKTEQAHIVCGFEAYDNDHKDKFAEKLLAVILGGNMSSRMFLNVREQKGLSYYIQTSTDFYKDTGAISTRAGVDINRIKLAVEAIIEEYKNITLEDVPEIELQKAKDYLKGKMTLKLEDTEEYAYFVTEQELLKNEIKTLEEIFAEVDKVTVADIRRVSMDLFKEEKLRLALIGPCENPKEYEDALKF
- a CDS encoding penicillin-binding protein 2, with translation MAKKLRLKLKLNRIQVLMGLFAVLFVMVMLKVFWLQIVQYDYYFKIAQREHQGYAELPARRGEIYITEYHSGEEFKLATNTTLDLIYADPSLVQDSAYIAEKLAPILFDLEGERRIDEERIRKAKKMVLKELLPPEKNPETEEGVEEIKPIESTQGVAPKTDEELFNQFKHELTVKLSEKVRTQILLIQKVDPELKEKIMNLRLSGVEITESGDLYAYPTQIGDKAKTAKQLAPLTGFDKDILERLLYGKNRYTVLKKKLLPDQSDMVNALKKEDPENFIGIRLQEEYYRYYPEGQLAAQVLGYVNSANIGQYGIEGGFQDMLEGIKGYFTSQKDGTGSQITVGESVIKPAEDGMDIYLTIDRAIQLEVEKALEEGVKNAQADSGQAIVMDPKTGAILAMAQYPTFNPNEYGKAFEKKEIELTKDQADNLYVIGEGENQKKYLYIRKDPDERIQIFENPDTPGIYYTYANRVGPEVYKNKLVQEIYEPGSVFKAIAMASAIDAGEVTPNTTFTSYGPLKVDEFEIHTFDDHYYGVSTMTEVLVHSDNTGMAWVAQKLGRSLFYNYIKKFGFGKRTDIEFRDEEDGRVEYYKDWADSELATHGFGQGISATPLQVITGVGALANGGVLMHPHIMDKTINPATGEVKQIEPKKVERVISEESAKTITSMMVTTVEKGYPLAQVRGHYVAGKSGTSQTYKFGKALKGIGTTIGTFAGFAPIDDPQFIILIKMDHPKTSPWGAVVSAPVFKNIAEFIFTYYNIPPDKDY
- a CDS encoding TIGR00341 family protein — encoded protein: MINIFQKVAEFISPRSFSHEFRQKKKTAAILIAESRDSADYYVMLVVAILIITFGLIENNTAIIIGGMLVSPVLYPILALGLGAAAGRLDLFLRSLRILIASTILILAISSAVSYVFAPDAYMNYEIETSLSYSVISVLVAFFAGFAGAYAWASETLHVNLAGIAIAVALLPPLCVTGIQLAHNNMEAVQKSFTLFSINVGGIFFASFLIFFFFNYREVKGIVEKTVKDEVEENE
- a CDS encoding SIMPL domain-containing protein (The SIMPL domain is named for its presence in mouse protein SIMPL (signalling molecule that associates with mouse pelle-like kinase). Bacterial member BP26, from Brucella, was shown to assemble into a channel-like structure, while YggE from E. coli has been associated with resistance to oxidative stress.), whose amino-acid sequence is MLPKFDQTKPLAIPISVLIVFIIAFFAVQTVKVYKEIRYVGTPETFERQISIEGTGKVMAFPDIATITVGIDTKGKEVATAQKENSEKNNALIASLKKLGVAEEDIKTTSYNVYENQEYNPEVRKYDSLGWMVSQRLEIKIRKMDQLSKVLEAAGQGGANSISGPSFTIDDMTTIKDEAREKAIADANKKAEILADKLDVRLGNITSYNEYMQNDRPVYYETMSMKGVDDSMDMAAPEIQTGQNEYAITINITYELK